The nucleotide window AATGAAATAATACAAGGGGATTATTTCACGCAACGaatgaaaaaccaaaaaacttGCAACAAATAGACCAATTAATAATACAGCACCACACACAAATACGCCGTACGGCTCTCATGACTTATTCGACCcacatacatatatatgcaAACAAATACTAACACACAAAATGACATAGTATTGAAATTCAACATCCGAAGCAATTTGAGAGTTTTAAGTTTACTTAAGGGCACTTGCGGCGACCACCGTGGGTGGTGAGGGTAGCATAGCACTGGCACTTGTCGTAGTTTCCGTACGTACCAGGTGGCACACAGTTGCATCTTGCGCAACAAGTCCCGCACGCTCTGTGGCAAAGGTTAGGTCTACTTGAGAGCCTGCACCTTGCTACACAAGCACTTCCACAATCTACAAATTCAAACGTTTTAAATTTTTCCTAATTCAACGTTAGGTTTAATGTATTACTATGTACGTAGATTCTTGTGCGTATAAGGTAATATATTTACCAATTTTTTTGCGGTAACCCCTCTTTTTGTTTGAGTTTTCCtgaatgaaaattataaaatgtaaacaaaataaataaataaacaagtatTAAGTATTTGTGATGAGAAATACGTACCACATCGGCCTGGACGAGTTGGAGAACAAGAAGAGATATGAGAAGAGAAGCAATAAGGGCTTTTGAAATCGCCATATTTCTCGAAGGAGATGATTATTATACGAGAGAACTCAGTGGAGATAATATGTGTGTTTTGAGTTTTGTTGTGTATAAATGAAAACTTGGAGGCTTCTATTTATAGCCCTCATTTCGATGGATATCCGACCCCATATTATGGTCTGGactattcttttgttttaattatttcattagggaaaataaaatattggctTTCCGAGTTTCAgaattcgaatatgatatgatAGGAAGTAGCCAAGTAGCACTTTGCAACAGTTACTGATGATCATGAgcaaaattaaacaaattaaaggcattttttaaatttaattgtgAAGGTCATGAATTTGTAATTTTGTaccaattattttatttcaaaaactgtatatttttactataaataGTTAATTGAGAGATAAGAAATAGTTTAACATATTGATGTTTAGGTGTGTATATATAAGATACTTTTTTCCTTTTCGAAATGGGTCGGTTGGTGCGTATAAAAGTTATGCGTACGCGTAGAAGAGAATATTATGGTGGGTATTATTTGTGGTCTCTTGTTTATAATTTCATCAGATTATTCGGTATACCTTTCTCCACCATATTTAATTTACagtttatttgaaaaaaaaattggtttctGAATCTTGCTTTAGTTATTACTAGAGTATAAGTTTATAGACTTCTATCAGTTACGTACAGCTAAACTGCTAAACAGTAAACTCTATTATTGGATTCGTTTGGGTTTGGCGCGTTTTGGTTCTACCAGAAATATTGGTTTCAgtaatatatgataaatacaATAATTTGGGATTTGaagaaatataataatttgatgtttgatattTATAGTGAGCTTGTTTCATGAAATTTTAACGTATAAACGGGCCACTCGTTTCGGTTTTGAAATATCTCTGCTCTTTCTATATAACATGCATGTGATCTCGTGAAAAAAACCTATGGGCAATTctattattattgtttaatttttaatgacTAAAATGTTGGGTCCGAAAATTTGTATATCTTTCTAGATTAAGATTTAAActatgttttctaaaaaaaagagatttaaaCTATGTTAAATTAACTTTTATAGAAAAAACAGATTTTTCCCCAACGAAAACTGAATTTCCGATCCTTCAACCCTTACTAAatctaaaaaatttaatatcttCGATGATAGGCAATTCTATTAAATAACTTATTAAACATGTATGTTTTAAATCAAAATTGTGTTTGGTATGTTATAGCAAACAAATTGAAAGATTAACACAATCATTTTAAAAGGGTTTTGGTTTTGGATAGGTGATGTCAAGTGTCAGATTTTAACGTTTTCTTTTGTGTTGATGAGTTGATCACCCTTCTCCGAAATAGataaaattatttgagaaaattaagaaaaaaggaagaaaataaaatttgaggACATGGTGAAATTGTGAGTAATTCGTGACGAAAAGGGACTTCAGAAGAGTTGATGTGGCTGAGACAAGAAGGATGAGGAGATGTTGACGTGAGAGGTCCTTTTGAGAATACTTCATTTCACAGCTTGCACTCTTCTTCTGTGTTATTGAGTCTTATGACCCACTCTTCTTCTCCATAattcattttgttttaaatCGGTTTCTGGATCAATCTTTACGATTTGTTTTAACACtagtatttgtatttttatggtCCACTCTTCGCTGTTCTTCTGGTATTATTGATATAGTTTGTATAAAAGTTATTCGTATACACTGTTTTAGTTTTTTGACGTTTTATGTTTGGATATTGGATATGCTTTATTGGCGAACCAAAATAAACACGTTTCTGCTGCAAGAAACTCAAAAGATAAAGTAAAGCCATTAATTAGGCAACTAATTTTATCA belongs to Brassica rapa cultivar Chiifu-401-42 chromosome A07, CAAS_Brap_v3.01, whole genome shotgun sequence and includes:
- the LOC103832021 gene encoding gibberellin-regulated protein 1, with the protein product MAISKALIASLLISLLVLQLVQADVENSNKKRGYRKKIDCGSACVARCRLSSRPNLCHRACGTCCARCNCVPPGTYGNYDKCQCYATLTTHGGRRKCP